One region of Ferrovum sp. JA12 genomic DNA includes:
- a CDS encoding porin: protein MKKSLLALAALASVAGIANAQDGVQLYGVLDAGVVQATNAADISPTFVTGLVPTGSSAKAADRGTVLGMMNGGESATRWGIKGSEDLGSGRKVSFTLESGFSIGNGTLAQAGLAGSSTNLSAADTSLNGQLFGRQAHLDLSDPYYGELQIGRVYNLQADIVSGGYDPVDFQMFSPIAFSGFYGGGGTTDNFRIDNSLKYIKAYGNYKFKYLHSFGGISNSYNARSSDQATIGYENTRFGLQGGYQYTHDVSELAVPGTLTGTTTPIPNAVAVTFNDLRSYILAGKYNFNQKLTVKGGYEFVQYLPPSNYSADQQLNSIYTYTVASSTAGGSKQYNVYWLGADYNLSDRIKLSGGYYWVTLQAGGTAGDGYDKYASVAAEYYLSKRTNFYAAVMNDTKQGAAAAGAAYPSTFNTYGIGVRTKF, encoded by the coding sequence ATGAAAAAATCGCTACTCGCTTTAGCAGCCCTAGCATCTGTTGCTGGTATAGCTAACGCTCAAGATGGTGTTCAGTTATACGGTGTGTTAGATGCAGGTGTAGTTCAAGCTACCAATGCAGCTGACATTTCACCAACTTTCGTTACTGGTTTAGTTCCTACAGGTTCTTCAGCTAAAGCCGCTGATCGTGGTACGGTTCTAGGCATGATGAACGGTGGAGAATCTGCTACTCGCTGGGGTATTAAAGGTTCTGAGGATTTAGGTTCTGGTCGTAAAGTAAGCTTTACGTTAGAGTCAGGTTTTAGCATTGGTAATGGTACCTTAGCCCAAGCAGGATTAGCAGGTAGCAGCACTAACCTGTCTGCAGCTGACACCAGCTTAAATGGCCAACTATTTGGGCGCCAAGCTCACTTGGATTTGTCTGATCCATATTATGGCGAATTACAGATTGGTCGAGTATACAACTTACAAGCTGATATCGTTTCTGGTGGATACGATCCAGTTGATTTTCAAATGTTCTCACCTATCGCTTTCTCAGGTTTTTACGGCGGTGGCGGTACAACAGATAATTTCCGTATTGATAATTCTTTGAAATACATCAAAGCCTACGGTAATTACAAGTTCAAATACTTGCATTCCTTTGGTGGGATCTCAAACAGCTACAACGCAAGAAGTTCCGATCAAGCTACCATCGGATATGAAAACACACGTTTTGGCTTACAAGGTGGTTATCAATACACCCACGATGTATCAGAACTTGCTGTGCCTGGAACTTTAACGGGTACAACCACACCAATTCCAAATGCCGTGGCAGTGACATTTAATGATTTAAGGTCATATATTCTAGCTGGTAAATACAACTTCAATCAAAAACTTACCGTTAAAGGTGGTTATGAATTTGTACAATATTTACCTCCAAGTAACTACAGCGCTGACCAACAACTCAACAGCATTTACACCTACACAGTAGCCTCAAGCACTGCTGGTGGATCTAAACAGTACAATGTATATTGGTTAGGTGCTGATTATAACCTTTCAGATAGAATCAAATTATCTGGTGGTTACTATTGGGTAACGTTACAAGCCGGCGGCACAGCTGGAGACGGATACGATAAATATGCGTCTGTTGCTGCTGAGTACTATTTGAGCAAACGTACCAACTTTTATGCTGCAGTGATGAATGATACCAAACAAGGAGCAGCAGCAGCTGGTGCCGCTTATCCTTCAACATTCAATACCTACGGTATTGGTGTACGTACCAAGTTCTAA
- the coq7 gene encoding 2-polyprenyl-3-methyl-6-methoxy-1,4-benzoquinone monooxygenase — MAVLLDQLIIAFDRSLRVLVTSQQAGRATPGGELRDLDLSERDRRFASRLMRINHTGEVCAQALYQGQALTARQTYTRDALKEAAQEELDHLAWCETRIKELGGRVSYLNPVWYTGAFLMGISAGIAGDGWNLAFLKETEKQVELHLNSHLEKLNNEDLKTRAIIEVMRKDEQSHAKLAESLGAFEFPEWIKRAMAISSKLMTKTVYWV; from the coding sequence ATGGCCGTTTTGCTAGATCAGCTCATCATTGCCTTTGACCGCAGTCTTAGAGTATTAGTAACCTCACAGCAAGCTGGAAGAGCCACCCCTGGAGGGGAACTTAGAGATTTAGATTTATCTGAGCGAGATCGTCGCTTTGCGTCTCGTTTGATGCGAATTAATCACACAGGTGAAGTCTGCGCGCAAGCGCTCTATCAGGGACAGGCTTTGACAGCTAGGCAAACTTATACACGTGATGCTTTGAAAGAGGCGGCACAGGAGGAACTTGATCACCTCGCCTGGTGTGAGACGAGAATTAAAGAATTAGGTGGTCGAGTGAGTTACTTAAATCCAGTATGGTATACAGGTGCTTTTTTAATGGGTATTAGTGCTGGGATTGCTGGAGACGGATGGAACTTGGCCTTTCTGAAGGAAACAGAAAAACAAGTTGAACTCCATCTTAACTCTCATTTAGAGAAATTAAATAATGAAGATCTTAAAACAAGAGCTATCATTGAGGTAATGCGTAAAGATGAACAATCTCACGCTAAGCTTGCCGAATCACTGGGTGCTTTTGAGTTCCCAGAGTGGATTAAAAGGGCTATGGCAATCAGCTCAAAATTAATGACTAAAACTGTCTATTGGGTTTAA
- the argB gene encoding acetylglutamate kinase — MTSLISPEFKTTVLIEALPYIQRFHGKTIVIKYGGNAMTDVALQEGFARDVVLLKLIGMNPVVVHGGGPQIGELLKRVGKQSEFIQGMRVTDEETLDVVEMVLGGLVNQDIVTLINRAGGNAVGLTGKDGNFIHARKLKIRNPQQSDEEIDIGQVGEVVSIDPNIVNLLSKQNFIPVIAPLGVGENGEAYNINADLVAGKLAVTLQAEKLLLLTNTSGVLDKEGQVLTGLNTAKVQALIADGTISGGMLPKVDCALDAVQNGVKTSHIIDGRVPHALLLEVLTDEGIGTLIRGASANRGQG, encoded by the coding sequence ATGACAAGTCTCATCTCTCCTGAATTTAAAACTACCGTATTAATTGAAGCGTTACCCTACATTCAACGCTTTCATGGTAAAACTATTGTGATCAAGTACGGTGGTAATGCCATGACTGATGTGGCGCTGCAAGAGGGCTTTGCTAGAGACGTGGTGTTGTTAAAGCTAATTGGTATGAACCCAGTGGTGGTGCATGGCGGTGGTCCGCAAATTGGGGAGCTTTTAAAGAGAGTGGGGAAACAAAGTGAGTTTATTCAAGGAATGCGCGTTACGGATGAGGAAACCTTGGATGTAGTGGAAATGGTGTTGGGTGGCTTAGTTAATCAAGATATCGTGACCTTAATTAATCGCGCTGGCGGCAACGCTGTGGGGTTAACTGGTAAAGATGGTAACTTTATCCATGCCAGAAAACTTAAAATTCGTAATCCTCAGCAATCCGATGAGGAAATTGATATTGGCCAAGTGGGGGAGGTAGTGAGTATTGATCCTAATATCGTTAACTTACTCTCGAAACAGAACTTTATCCCTGTGATCGCTCCCTTGGGAGTGGGAGAAAATGGTGAGGCCTATAACATCAATGCTGATTTGGTGGCAGGAAAGCTTGCAGTAACCCTGCAAGCGGAAAAGCTTCTATTGCTCACAAATACCTCGGGGGTACTCGATAAGGAAGGGCAAGTGTTAACGGGTCTCAACACCGCAAAAGTTCAGGCATTAATTGCCGACGGGACCATTTCAGGGGGGATGCTCCCTAAGGTGGATTGCGCTTTAGATGCGGTACAAAATGGTGTTAAAACTTCCCATATTATTGATGGTAGGGTTCCCCATGCGCTACTCCTTGAAGTGCTTACTGATGAGGGTATAGGTACGTTAATTCGCGGCGCTTCGGCCAATCGCGGACAGGGTTAA
- a CDS encoding anhydro-N-acetylmuramic acid kinase produces MAQQAPQLTSSSPSSTLYIGLMSGTSMDGVDGILVDLGNALPRVLKHTHLPFQDSLKQDLIQLNDSGKTEHELEKAALTANTLSQLYAQCVEQLTDDPSSIKAIGCHGQTIRHRPEKGFTVQLVNGALLAELTGINTICDFRSRDIAAGGQGAPLVPIVHQAWFSDKNKHRIILNLGGIANLTSLHPHQSVLGFDCGPANLLLDGWIYRSTGKSFDSAGAWARGGQINTQLLNRLLKHPFLSLPPPKSTGRESFNISWLLNIEGVNQIKAQDVQATLTEFSALCIIESVTVLKSDLPLEIVCGGGGALNLFLLERIANHLQDIPIITTEKLGMDIHQVEAAAFAWLAYAFDQGLAGNVTSVTGAKHPAILGALYPA; encoded by the coding sequence GTGGCACAGCAAGCGCCGCAGCTAACTTCGAGTAGCCCCTCATCCACTCTCTACATCGGTTTGATGTCAGGAACAAGTATGGATGGAGTGGATGGTATATTAGTTGACTTGGGTAATGCTTTGCCAAGGGTACTCAAGCATACTCATCTTCCCTTTCAAGACAGCTTAAAACAAGACCTCATCCAACTCAATGATTCTGGCAAAACAGAGCATGAATTAGAAAAGGCCGCTCTCACTGCCAATACCTTAAGTCAACTTTACGCCCAATGTGTGGAACAGCTGACAGATGACCCATCATCCATTAAGGCCATTGGTTGTCATGGACAAACCATACGTCATCGACCGGAAAAAGGATTTACTGTTCAATTGGTTAACGGGGCACTCTTGGCCGAACTTACTGGAATAAATACTATTTGCGACTTTAGATCCAGGGATATTGCAGCGGGCGGACAAGGGGCCCCTCTTGTTCCCATAGTGCATCAAGCGTGGTTTAGTGACAAGAACAAACATCGTATCATCCTTAATTTAGGCGGCATTGCCAATCTCACCAGTCTTCACCCTCACCAATCTGTGTTAGGTTTTGACTGTGGCCCGGCAAACCTTTTGTTAGATGGATGGATTTACCGCTCAACGGGTAAGTCATTTGATAGTGCTGGGGCATGGGCTAGGGGCGGTCAGATCAATACTCAACTATTAAATCGGTTACTAAAACATCCTTTCTTGTCTCTCCCTCCGCCTAAGAGTACAGGAAGAGAGAGCTTTAATATATCGTGGCTACTTAATATTGAAGGAGTCAACCAAATCAAGGCTCAGGATGTACAGGCCACCCTCACTGAATTCAGTGCGCTATGTATTATTGAATCTGTTACCGTGCTAAAAAGTGATCTTCCTTTAGAGATAGTGTGTGGCGGTGGAGGAGCTCTGAATTTATTTTTGTTAGAGAGAATCGCCAATCACTTACAAGACATTCCCATTATCACCACAGAAAAATTGGGTATGGATATTCACCAAGTGGAAGCAGCAGCTTTTGCATGGCTTGCCTATGCTTTCGATCAAGGTTTAGCAGGAAATGTCACTTCAGTGACAGGCGCCAAACACCCAGCGATCCTTGGCGCCCTCTATCCTGCTTAA
- a CDS encoding M23 family metallopeptidase, with protein MSKNQGSGKLKDMDIVKNIIEFLKHWILTQNSLTKASDSRRSGMVASLLMLLFGGATAFGITPGLSTGSHSVTPVIEDITRTQLTGVMTPGLYTQQDSVHNGDTLASLLFRMGVDDQEALAFIGKDKTAVTIFRSMAPGKPISIQKNNNGTLISLRFPLNEKDTLKVTRVADHFVASIVVSQETKELLQATGTINSSLFAAADNAGLPDSITRQLTHLFSTDIDFHNDLRRGDTFSVIYEAASDEFDQIKPGRIMAAEFVNKGQAFRRVFYATNDGGDYFTPEGVGIKASFLRSPIPFSRVTSGFTMERFHPIFKTWRAHKGIDLAAPMGTPVEAVANAVVVFAGWKNGYGNVIELRHSNGVDTVYGHLSGFVRGLRVGEHIRQGELIGYVGMTGWATGPHLHYEFKINNVQRDPQGPEVRRYLNASINIAGRARNQFLVSTAPLIKELNAIRGTASAAANFE; from the coding sequence TTGTCCAAAAACCAGGGTTCTGGTAAACTTAAAGATATGGATATAGTAAAAAATATTATTGAATTCCTTAAACATTGGATTTTAACTCAAAACTCACTCACTAAGGCCTCTGATTCACGCCGCAGTGGTATGGTCGCAAGTTTACTGATGTTACTCTTTGGTGGAGCAACAGCCTTCGGTATCACCCCAGGGTTATCCACCGGGAGTCACAGCGTCACCCCAGTGATTGAAGATATTACCCGAACACAATTAACAGGGGTGATGACTCCTGGCCTCTATACTCAGCAAGACAGCGTTCACAACGGCGATACCCTAGCCTCTCTCCTATTTAGAATGGGGGTTGACGACCAGGAAGCTCTCGCTTTTATTGGTAAGGATAAGACGGCAGTAACTATTTTTAGAAGCATGGCGCCAGGTAAACCCATAAGTATTCAAAAGAACAATAATGGTACCTTAATTAGCCTGCGCTTTCCTCTTAATGAGAAAGACACCCTTAAGGTTACTCGTGTCGCTGATCATTTTGTAGCCAGTATTGTAGTCTCCCAAGAGACCAAAGAGCTATTACAAGCCACCGGTACCATCAATAGTTCGCTTTTTGCAGCGGCTGATAATGCTGGGCTACCCGATAGCATCACTCGTCAGCTAACTCATTTGTTTTCTACAGATATTGATTTTCATAATGATCTTCGCCGTGGAGATACTTTCTCAGTGATTTATGAAGCTGCCAGCGACGAGTTTGATCAGATTAAACCTGGACGAATTATGGCGGCAGAATTTGTTAATAAAGGACAGGCTTTTCGACGAGTATTTTATGCCACGAATGATGGGGGAGATTACTTTACCCCAGAGGGTGTGGGCATTAAAGCATCCTTTTTACGCTCTCCCATCCCCTTCTCACGGGTTACCTCAGGTTTTACCATGGAACGCTTCCACCCTATTTTTAAAACATGGCGCGCCCATAAGGGGATTGATTTAGCCGCTCCCATGGGCACCCCTGTTGAGGCTGTGGCTAACGCTGTCGTGGTGTTTGCAGGTTGGAAAAATGGCTATGGGAATGTGATTGAATTGCGTCATAGTAATGGAGTGGATACCGTATACGGTCATCTTTCAGGTTTTGTACGCGGTTTACGAGTGGGTGAACATATTCGCCAAGGTGAACTCATTGGTTATGTAGGGATGACGGGCTGGGCAACCGGTCCGCATCTTCACTATGAGTTTAAAATTAACAACGTACAGCGTGACCCACAGGGTCCTGAAGTACGACGCTATCTTAATGCTTCCATTAACATCGCAGGGCGAGCTAGAAACCAATTCTTAGTTTCTACGGCCCCTTTAATTAAAGAATTAAACGCCATCCGTGGCACAGCAAGCGCCGCAGCTAACTTCGAGTAG
- the tyrS gene encoding tyrosine--tRNA ligase, translating into MIVNTDFDEIKRGAEEILPETQFKERLESGKPLRVKAGFDPTAPDLHLGHTVLINKLKVLQDLGHDVIFLIGDFTGLIGDPTGRNATRPPLTLEQVAQNAETYQSQVFKILDPQRTTVAFNSTWMNELGAAGLIKLAATHTVARMLERDDFAKRFKAELPIAIHEFLYPLVQGYDSVALRADLELGGTDQKFNLLMGRELQKHFGQPPQTILTMPLLEGTDGINKMSKSQNNYIGINEAPSDQFGKLMSISDELMWRYYELLSFSSLSSIANYRKEVAEGRNPRDIKVLLAQEIVARFHGLAAAKQALEDFESRFRHGGVPENLVEIDIVVGEMGLAIPQVMKQTHLVESTSEAIRLIHNNGVKFNGEPVLDKSFLFLSGMVGIIQVGKRKFAKVKCL; encoded by the coding sequence ATGATTGTAAATACTGATTTTGATGAAATTAAACGTGGTGCAGAGGAAATTCTGCCAGAAACGCAATTTAAAGAACGTCTTGAGAGCGGTAAACCTCTGCGAGTTAAGGCTGGCTTTGACCCTACGGCACCTGATTTACATTTAGGCCATACGGTACTCATTAATAAACTTAAGGTATTGCAGGACTTGGGTCACGACGTTATTTTCTTAATCGGAGACTTTACGGGTTTAATTGGCGATCCCACAGGGCGCAATGCCACTCGCCCGCCACTCACTTTAGAGCAGGTGGCGCAAAACGCTGAAACCTATCAGTCTCAGGTTTTTAAAATTTTAGATCCCCAGCGCACTACCGTAGCTTTTAACTCCACTTGGATGAATGAGCTGGGGGCCGCCGGATTAATTAAACTGGCCGCCACCCACACGGTGGCCAGAATGCTTGAACGCGATGATTTTGCTAAACGCTTTAAGGCAGAATTACCCATCGCCATTCATGAGTTCCTTTATCCCTTGGTGCAAGGCTATGACTCCGTTGCTTTAAGGGCTGACTTGGAATTGGGTGGCACGGATCAAAAGTTTAACCTGTTAATGGGCCGTGAACTGCAAAAGCATTTCGGGCAACCTCCCCAGACTATATTAACAATGCCATTATTAGAGGGCACTGATGGCATTAACAAAATGTCGAAATCACAAAACAATTATATTGGTATCAATGAGGCGCCTAGTGATCAGTTTGGTAAGCTGATGTCTATCTCCGACGAACTGATGTGGCGCTATTATGAGTTGTTGTCCTTTTCTTCACTCTCAAGCATTGCTAACTACCGCAAAGAAGTTGCTGAGGGACGTAATCCTCGGGACATTAAAGTATTACTAGCGCAGGAGATTGTCGCGAGGTTTCATGGTCTTGCCGCTGCCAAACAAGCGCTGGAGGATTTTGAGTCTCGTTTTCGCCATGGTGGCGTTCCAGAGAATCTTGTGGAGATTGACATCGTGGTGGGAGAGATGGGTTTAGCCATTCCGCAAGTCATGAAACAGACTCATCTTGTGGAGAGCACCAGTGAAGCCATTCGTTTAATTCACAATAATGGCGTCAAGTTTAATGGTGAACCTGTTTTAGATAAGAGTTTCTTATTTTTATCTGGGATGGTGGGCATAATTCAAGTGGGTAAACGTAAGTTTGCCAAGGTGAAGTGCCTTTAA
- a CDS encoding MFS transporter: MSLRKTLTALWWTQFCGAFNDNLYKNALIIIFTFQAESWGLQEGAWWVNIIAALFITPFVLFSLMAGRLADRLIKTRLIRLLKGLEVGLMLLGSLAILQHSLWGILCIIFLLGVHSAFFGPVKYAVLPELVGKHNLALANGWVELGTFLAIILGTNLSALLIPLGNRGIYCLILAVIFMALLGLWASLKITSTQVCDQSVSISANPFQGLLTHLAIVRQGAGLWAAMVGNSWFWFFGAIYLTELPNYCKEVLSGSSYLVTLFWTLLSLSVAAGSLLSGRLLSTRLSRLLIAASLIAMSVLSLCLSVIDTLPSSNRVIYALLEVVGLGFFAGMYIVPMYVWIQQHTPLHHRAAVLGLTNMFNALFMIAASLLILVGLSQGLTISRMFGVLGYLNAMFLVLMLIGAPSLVSQQHSRQS; this comes from the coding sequence ATGAGTTTGCGCAAAACATTAACTGCCCTGTGGTGGACGCAGTTTTGTGGCGCCTTCAACGACAATTTATATAAAAATGCCTTGATTATTATTTTCACCTTTCAGGCGGAGAGTTGGGGTCTTCAGGAGGGTGCTTGGTGGGTCAATATCATTGCAGCGTTATTTATTACCCCCTTTGTACTCTTTTCTCTTATGGCGGGACGCCTTGCGGATAGACTGATTAAAACGCGTTTAATTCGCCTTCTTAAAGGCCTAGAGGTGGGCTTAATGCTGCTGGGATCCCTCGCTATATTGCAGCATTCCTTATGGGGTATTTTATGCATTATTTTTTTGTTGGGGGTGCACTCAGCATTTTTTGGGCCCGTGAAATATGCCGTCCTGCCAGAGTTGGTGGGGAAACATAACTTGGCCTTAGCCAATGGCTGGGTGGAGCTCGGTACTTTTTTAGCGATTATTTTGGGGACTAATTTAAGTGCGTTGTTAATTCCCTTAGGTAATAGGGGAATTTATTGTCTTATTTTGGCGGTGATATTCATGGCTCTGCTGGGTTTATGGGCGAGCCTTAAAATAACCAGTACTCAAGTGTGTGATCAGTCGGTATCAATTAGTGCCAATCCCTTTCAGGGACTTCTCACCCACTTGGCCATAGTGAGGCAAGGGGCTGGTTTATGGGCAGCGATGGTAGGTAATTCTTGGTTTTGGTTTTTTGGGGCTATCTATCTCACGGAATTACCTAATTATTGCAAAGAAGTTCTCTCTGGCAGTTCCTATTTGGTGACGCTATTTTGGACACTGTTGTCCTTATCGGTGGCTGCGGGTTCACTTCTGTCTGGCCGCTTGTTATCCACCCGGCTATCTCGTCTGCTAATTGCCGCATCTTTAATTGCTATGAGTGTGCTATCACTCTGTTTGAGTGTCATAGATACTCTGCCGAGTTCCAATAGAGTTATCTATGCCTTACTTGAGGTAGTTGGTTTGGGTTTTTTTGCAGGAATGTATATTGTTCCTATGTATGTTTGGATTCAACAACATACTCCTTTGCATCATCGCGCTGCCGTATTGGGTTTAACTAATATGTTTAATGCTTTGTTTATGATTGCCGCTTCTTTATTGATTCTAGTAGGTTTATCACAGGGTTTAACCATTAGCCGTATGTTTGGAGTCTTGGGTTACCTTAACGCAATGTTTTTAGTACTAATGCTGATTGGTGCGCCGAGTCTGGTATCTCAGCAACATTCAAGGCAAAGCTAA
- a CDS encoding MATE family efflux transporter translates to MVRQLPAQRIDERGVAHVDVPAIITLAAPLFFNSSLQVVLNLTDTWFIGKLSTDAMAAMGACYYLVFVFFLLIGGVGMGVQTLVAQAYGAGNYTKAAGAAWSGIWGSLLTTPLFLLVAFHGQWFLGHFELNGHIGELADQFWMPRLLGGSVSAILYSLNSFFNGISRPRVTLWVMLTVMLTNALLNELFIVHLHMGIRGAAWASTVALLIGILVGLMFFMGPLFHREFQSLSCWKPDLSGLIQVFRLGIPTGLFPAVDVIGLALFQLMQVRLSPVDGAATQIVMMLTSVAYMPAIGIALAGTTLVGQSIGAGNKDWAMRCARVIMLISMIYMGVTGLLLALNGPWVMRMFTAEGRFDHNVVDLGQKLLWIAAAYQVFDGLNLSSSFCLRGAGDVRFPTLMLLLLSWLVFMPLCHMLTFLPHQGWVNFLPQWGWGAVGGWVAALVYTICLGISLWLRWQSQAWQKINVLS, encoded by the coding sequence ATGGTCCGTCAGTTACCGGCACAACGCATCGATGAGAGGGGGGTAGCCCACGTGGATGTTCCCGCCATTATCACTTTGGCGGCCCCACTATTTTTTAATAGTAGTTTACAAGTGGTTTTAAACTTAACAGATACTTGGTTTATAGGTAAACTTTCCACCGATGCCATGGCCGCCATGGGGGCATGTTATTACTTGGTATTTGTATTCTTTCTTCTGATCGGCGGTGTGGGTATGGGTGTTCAAACCTTGGTGGCGCAAGCCTACGGAGCTGGCAACTATACCAAGGCCGCTGGTGCCGCCTGGAGTGGTATCTGGGGTTCATTGTTAACAACTCCCCTCTTTTTATTAGTAGCTTTTCATGGCCAGTGGTTTTTAGGGCACTTTGAGCTCAATGGCCACATTGGTGAGTTGGCGGATCAGTTCTGGATGCCCCGACTTCTGGGAGGGTCTGTATCGGCAATTCTCTACTCGCTTAACTCTTTTTTTAATGGCATCAGTCGACCGCGTGTGACTCTTTGGGTCATGCTGACGGTGATGCTCACCAATGCACTACTTAATGAGTTATTTATTGTGCATTTACACATGGGTATTCGAGGAGCTGCATGGGCCAGTACTGTGGCCTTATTAATTGGGATTTTAGTGGGCTTAATGTTTTTTATGGGTCCTTTGTTTCACCGAGAATTTCAAAGTCTTTCTTGCTGGAAGCCGGATTTATCAGGTTTAATACAAGTATTTCGTTTAGGCATCCCTACGGGCTTGTTTCCCGCAGTAGATGTCATTGGGCTGGCTCTTTTTCAGTTAATGCAAGTGCGCTTGAGTCCTGTGGATGGGGCTGCAACACAAATTGTGATGATGTTGACATCCGTGGCTTATATGCCAGCCATTGGTATTGCGTTGGCTGGGACAACGCTGGTGGGGCAATCCATTGGTGCGGGTAATAAAGATTGGGCGATGCGTTGCGCTCGCGTTATTATGCTGATTTCCATGATCTACATGGGGGTCACGGGATTATTGCTTGCGTTAAATGGTCCTTGGGTGATGAGAATGTTTACTGCTGAGGGACGCTTTGATCACAATGTGGTGGATTTAGGACAAAAGCTGTTATGGATTGCAGCAGCATACCAAGTGTTTGATGGCTTAAACTTATCTAGCTCCTTTTGTTTGCGTGGTGCTGGAGATGTGCGCTTTCCAACCCTGATGCTACTCCTATTATCTTGGTTAGTATTCATGCCCTTATGCCATATGCTGACCTTTTTGCCCCATCAAGGTTGGGTGAATTTTCTACCTCAGTGGGGATGGGGGGCAGTGGGTGGCTGGGTGGCCGCCTTGGTATATACTATATGCTTAGGTATTTCCTTATGGTTGCGCTGGCAATCTCAAGCGTGGCAAAAGATTAATGTGTTGTCATGA